From Pseudomonas putida, one genomic window encodes:
- the gcvP gene encoding aminomethyl-transferring glycine dehydrogenase, translated as MTINLGTANEFIARHIGPRAADEQAMLATLGFDSLEAMTAAVIPDTIKGTSVLGAEDGQSEADALAALKAIAGKNQLFKNYIGQGYYNTHTPAPILRNLLENPAWYTAYTPYQPEISQGRLEALLNFQTLVSDLTGLPIANASLLDEATAAAEAMTFCKRLSKNKASHAFFASVHCHPQTLDVLRTRAEPLGIEIVVGDERELGDVSAFFGALLQYPASTGEVFDYREVVERFHAANALVAVAADLLALTLLTPPGEFEADVAIGSAQRFGVPLGFGGPHAAYFATRDAFKRDMPGRLVGVSIDRFGKTALRLAMQTREQHIRREKATSNICTAQVLLANIASMFAVYHGPAGLKRIAERTHALTAILAAGLKTLGVQVVGETAFDTLTLATGGATASLHDKARAQRINLRQIDAAHLGLSLDETSTQADVEALWQLFGGQQAQPDFAALAASTGSRLPAALLRQSAILEHPVFNRYHSETELMRYLRRLADKDLALDRSMIPLGSCTMKLNAASEMIPVTWAEFGNLHPFAPAEQSQGYLQMTTELEAMLCAATGYDAVSLQPNAGSQGEYAGLLAIRAYHRSRGESHRDICLIPSSAHGTNPATAHMAGMRVVVTACDARGNVDVEDLRAKAIEHRERLAAIMITYPSTHGVFEEAIGEICAIIHDNGGQVYIDGANMNAMVGLCAPGKFGGDVSHLNLHKTFCIPHGGGGPGVGPIGVKSHLAPFMPGHAQLDNRDGAVCAAPFGSASILPITWMYIRMMGGAGLKRASQMAILNANYIARRLEEHYPVLYTGGNGLVAHECILDLRPLKDTSGISVDDVAKRLIDFGFHAPTMSFPVAGTLMIEPTESEAKEELDRFCDAMIQIREEIRAVENGSLDKDDNPLKNAPHTAAELAGEWAHGYSREQAVYPLPSLVEGKYWPPVGRVDNVFGDRNLVCACPSIESYQDA; from the coding sequence ATGACCATCAACCTCGGCACCGCCAACGAATTCATCGCCCGCCACATCGGCCCGCGCGCCGCAGATGAGCAGGCCATGCTGGCCACCTTGGGTTTCGACTCGCTGGAGGCAATGACCGCCGCAGTCATCCCCGACACCATCAAGGGCACCAGTGTACTGGGCGCCGAAGACGGCCAGAGCGAGGCCGATGCCCTCGCCGCGCTGAAAGCTATCGCCGGTAAAAACCAGCTGTTCAAGAACTACATCGGCCAGGGCTACTACAACACCCACACCCCAGCGCCGATCCTGCGCAACCTGCTGGAAAACCCGGCCTGGTACACCGCTTACACGCCTTACCAGCCAGAAATCTCCCAAGGCCGCCTGGAAGCCTTGCTCAATTTCCAGACCCTGGTCAGCGACCTGACCGGCCTGCCGATCGCCAACGCCTCATTGCTCGACGAAGCGACCGCCGCCGCCGAAGCCATGACCTTCTGCAAGCGGCTGTCGAAGAACAAGGCCAGCCATGCCTTCTTCGCGTCCGTGCACTGCCACCCGCAGACCCTCGACGTGCTGCGCACCCGTGCCGAGCCGCTGGGTATCGAGATCGTGGTGGGCGACGAGCGTGAGCTGGGCGATGTCAGCGCCTTCTTCGGCGCTTTGCTGCAGTACCCGGCCAGCACCGGCGAAGTGTTCGATTACCGTGAAGTCGTCGAGCGCTTCCACGCCGCCAACGCCCTGGTCGCCGTGGCCGCCGACCTGCTGGCGCTGACGCTGCTGACCCCACCAGGCGAGTTCGAAGCGGACGTGGCCATCGGCAGCGCCCAGCGCTTTGGCGTACCCCTGGGCTTTGGCGGGCCGCACGCGGCTTACTTCGCCACTCGCGACGCCTTCAAGCGTGACATGCCGGGCCGCCTGGTCGGTGTGTCGATCGACCGCTTCGGCAAGACCGCCCTGCGTTTGGCCATGCAAACCCGCGAGCAGCATATCCGCCGCGAAAAGGCCACCAGCAACATCTGCACCGCCCAGGTGCTGCTGGCCAACATTGCCAGCATGTTCGCCGTGTACCACGGCCCTGCGGGCCTCAAGCGCATCGCCGAACGCACCCACGCGCTGACCGCGATCCTCGCTGCCGGCCTGAAAACCCTCGGCGTGCAAGTGGTCGGCGAGACCGCCTTCGACACCCTGACCCTGGCTACCGGCGGCGCTACCGCCAGCCTGCACGACAAGGCACGCGCCCAGCGCATCAACCTGCGCCAGATCGACGCCGCGCACCTGGGCCTGTCGCTCGACGAGACCAGCACCCAGGCTGACGTCGAGGCGCTGTGGCAGCTGTTCGGTGGCCAGCAGGCCCAACCGGACTTCGCCGCCCTGGCCGCCAGTACCGGCTCGCGTCTGCCTGCCGCCCTGCTGCGCCAGTCGGCCATCCTCGAACACCCGGTGTTCAACCGCTACCACAGCGAAACCGAGCTGATGCGCTACCTGCGCCGCCTGGCCGACAAGGACCTGGCGCTGGACCGCAGCATGATCCCGCTGGGCTCGTGCACCATGAAGCTCAACGCCGCCAGTGAAATGATCCCAGTGACCTGGGCCGAGTTCGGTAACTTGCACCCGTTCGCCCCGGCCGAGCAAAGCCAGGGTTACCTGCAGATGACCACCGAGCTGGAAGCCATGCTCTGCGCCGCCACCGGCTATGACGCCGTATCGCTGCAACCCAATGCCGGCTCGCAGGGTGAATATGCGGGCCTGCTGGCCATCCGCGCCTACCACCGCAGCCGCGGCGAAAGCCATCGCGACATCTGCCTGATCCCGTCCTCGGCTCATGGCACCAACCCGGCAACCGCACACATGGCCGGTATGCGCGTCGTGGTCACCGCGTGTGACGCGCGTGGCAACGTCGATGTCGAGGACCTGCGTGCCAAGGCGATCGAGCACCGCGAGCGCCTTGCCGCGATCATGATCACCTACCCGTCGACCCACGGCGTGTTCGAAGAAGCGATCGGCGAGATCTGCGCGATCATTCACGACAACGGCGGCCAGGTGTACATCGACGGCGCCAACATGAACGCCATGGTGGGCCTGTGCGCACCGGGCAAGTTCGGCGGCGACGTCTCGCACCTGAACCTGCACAAGACCTTCTGCATTCCGCACGGCGGTGGTGGCCCAGGCGTCGGCCCGATCGGCGTCAAGTCGCACCTGGCGCCATTCATGCCCGGCCACGCGCAACTGGACAACCGTGACGGCGCGGTATGCGCCGCACCGTTCGGCAGCGCCAGCATTCTGCCGATCACCTGGATGTACATCCGCATGATGGGCGGTGCCGGCCTCAAGCGTGCCTCGCAGATGGCGATCCTCAATGCCAACTACATCGCCCGCCGCCTGGAAGAGCACTATCCTGTTCTGTACACCGGCGGCAATGGCCTGGTCGCCCACGAGTGCATCCTCGACCTGCGCCCGCTCAAGGACACCAGCGGCATCAGCGTCGACGACGTGGCCAAGCGCCTGATCGACTTCGGTTTCCATGCCCCGACCATGTCCTTCCCTGTGGCCGGCACGCTGATGATCGAGCCGACCGAAAGCGAGGCCAAGGAAGAACTGGATCGCTTCTGCGATGCGATGATCCAGATCCGCGAAGAGATTCGCGCGGTGGAGAACGGTAGCCTGGACAAGGATGACAACCCGCTGAAGAACGCGCCGCACACCGCTGCCGAGCTGGCTGGCGAGTGGGCCCATGGTTACAGCCGCGAACAGGCGGTGTACCCGCTGCCAAGCCTGGTGGAAGGCAAGTACTGGCCGCCTGTGGGCCGGGTCGACAATGTGTTCGGCGACCGCAACCTGGTGTGCGCCTGCCCGTCGATCGAGAGCTACCAGGACGCCTGA
- a CDS encoding L-serine ammonia-lyase — protein MSLSVFDLFKIGIGPSSSHTVGPMRAAARFAEGLRRDGLLASTASVKAELYGSLGATGKGHGSDKAVLLGLEGEHPDTVDTEAIPARLQAIRESGHLRLLGEHSIAFVEKQHLALIRKPLAYHPNGMIFRAFDAAGLQIRSREYYSVGGGFVVDEEAAGLDRIVEDSTVLTYPFKTAKQLLGHCTAHHLSVSQVMLANEAAWRPEAETRAGLLRIWQVMQDCVAAGYRHEGILPGGLKVKRRAPALYRQLSQHPEANLRDALSVLDWVNLYALAVNEENAYGGRVVTAPTNGAAGIVPAVLHYYMRFVPGASEDGVVRFLLTAAAIGILYKENASISGAEVGCQGEVGVACSMAAGALCEVMGGSVQQVENAAEIGMEHNLGLTCDPIGGLVQVPCIERNAMGSVKAINAVRMALRGDGQHYVSLDKVIRTMRQTGADMKSKYKETARGGLAVNIIEC, from the coding sequence ATGTCACTGAGCGTCTTCGACCTGTTCAAGATCGGCATCGGCCCCTCCAGCTCACACACGGTCGGCCCGATGCGCGCTGCCGCGCGGTTCGCCGAAGGCTTGCGCCGCGACGGCCTGCTGGCCAGCACCGCCAGCGTCAAGGCCGAACTGTATGGCTCGCTGGGGGCCACGGGCAAAGGCCATGGCAGCGACAAGGCGGTATTGCTTGGCCTGGAAGGCGAGCACCCCGATACCGTCGACACCGAAGCCATTCCCGCCCGCCTGCAGGCAATCCGTGAAAGCGGCCACCTGCGCCTGCTGGGTGAACACAGCATCGCCTTCGTCGAGAAGCAGCACCTGGCGCTGATCCGCAAGCCTTTGGCCTACCACCCCAACGGCATGATCTTTCGCGCCTTCGACGCGGCCGGCCTGCAAATCCGCAGCCGGGAGTACTACTCGGTAGGCGGCGGTTTCGTGGTCGATGAAGAGGCCGCCGGGCTGGACCGTATCGTCGAAGACAGCACCGTTCTCACCTACCCGTTCAAGACCGCCAAGCAACTGCTCGGGCATTGCACCGCCCATCATCTCTCGGTGAGCCAGGTGATGCTGGCCAACGAGGCGGCCTGGCGCCCCGAGGCCGAAACCCGTGCAGGTCTGCTGCGGATCTGGCAGGTGATGCAGGATTGCGTCGCCGCCGGTTACCGGCACGAGGGCATCCTGCCGGGCGGGCTCAAGGTCAAACGCCGGGCACCAGCACTGTACCGCCAACTCAGCCAGCACCCGGAAGCCAACCTTCGCGATGCGTTGTCGGTACTTGACTGGGTCAACCTCTATGCCTTGGCGGTCAACGAGGAAAACGCCTACGGCGGGCGCGTGGTCACTGCCCCGACCAACGGTGCAGCGGGCATCGTACCGGCGGTACTGCACTACTACATGCGCTTCGTCCCCGGCGCCAGTGAAGACGGCGTGGTGCGTTTTCTACTGACTGCCGCGGCCATCGGCATCCTGTACAAGGAAAACGCCTCGATCTCCGGGGCCGAGGTCGGCTGCCAGGGCGAAGTCGGCGTGGCCTGCTCGATGGCAGCCGGCGCCTTGTGCGAGGTGATGGGCGGTAGCGTGCAACAGGTGGAAAACGCCGCCGAGATCGGAATGGAGCACAACCTGGGCCTGACCTGCGACCCGATCGGTGGGCTGGTACAGGTGCCCTGTATCGAGCGCAACGCCATGGGCTCGGTCAAGGCCATCAATGCGGTGCGCATGGCCCTGCGTGGCGACGGGCAGCACTACGTCTCGCTCGACAAGGTCATCCGTACCATGCGCCAGACCGGCGCCGACATGAAAAGCAAATACAAGGAGACCGCCCGCGGCGGTCTGGCCGTCAACATCATCGAATGTTGA
- the gcvT gene encoding glycine cleavage system aminomethyltransferase GcvT: protein MSETLHKTPLHALHLELGARMVPFAGFDMPVQYPLGVLKEHLHTREQAGLFDVSHMGQIMLRGKDAAQALESLVPVDIIDLPVGMQRYAMFTNEQGGILDDLMVANLGDDTLFLVVNAACKAQDLAHLQQHIGDRCQIQPLFEERALLALQGPAAVTVLARLAPEVAGMTFMQVRPVTLLGEDCYVSRSGYTGEDGYEISVPAKAAEALARHLLADPQVQPIGLGARDSLRLEAGLCLYGHDMDTATTPVEASLLWAMSKVRRAEGARAGGFPGAEVIFAQQQAGVARKRVGLLPQERTPVREGAEIVDAADKPVGNVSSGGFGPTLGAPVAMGYVDIEHGALDTPLFALVRGKKVALKVSKTPFVAQRYYRG from the coding sequence ATGTCCGAAACACTGCACAAGACCCCGCTGCACGCCCTGCACCTGGAACTGGGCGCGCGCATGGTGCCATTCGCCGGCTTCGACATGCCGGTGCAGTACCCGCTGGGCGTGCTCAAGGAGCACCTGCACACCCGTGAGCAGGCCGGGCTGTTCGATGTCTCGCACATGGGCCAGATCATGCTGCGCGGCAAGGATGCCGCCCAGGCCCTGGAAAGCCTGGTGCCAGTGGATATCATCGACCTGCCGGTGGGCATGCAGCGCTATGCGATGTTCACCAACGAGCAAGGTGGCATCCTCGACGACCTGATGGTTGCCAACCTGGGCGACGACACGCTGTTCCTGGTGGTCAATGCCGCCTGCAAGGCGCAGGACCTGGCCCACCTGCAGCAGCATATCGGTGACCGTTGCCAGATTCAGCCACTGTTCGAGGAGCGTGCCCTGCTCGCCCTGCAAGGCCCGGCCGCAGTCACCGTGCTCGCGCGCCTGGCCCCGGAAGTGGCCGGCATGACCTTCATGCAGGTACGCCCCGTCACCCTGCTGGGCGAAGACTGCTACGTCAGCCGCTCTGGCTACACCGGCGAAGACGGGTATGAGATTTCGGTGCCGGCCAAGGCCGCCGAAGCCCTGGCCCGCCACCTGCTGGCCGATCCGCAGGTGCAGCCGATCGGCTTGGGCGCGCGCGACTCTCTGCGCCTGGAAGCTGGCCTGTGCCTGTATGGCCACGACATGGATACCGCCACCACGCCGGTCGAGGCCAGCCTGCTCTGGGCCATGTCCAAGGTTCGCCGTGCCGAAGGGGCGCGTGCCGGCGGCTTCCCAGGCGCCGAGGTGATCTTTGCCCAGCAGCAAGCAGGCGTGGCCCGCAAGCGTGTGGGCCTGCTGCCACAGGAACGTACACCGGTGCGCGAAGGCGCAGAGATTGTCGATGCCGCTGACAAGCCTGTGGGCAACGTCAGCAGTGGCGGCTTCGGCCCGACACTTGGCGCGCCGGTGGCCATGGGTTATGTCGATATCGAACATGGCGCGCTGGACACGCCACTGTTTGCCTTGGTGCGCGGCAAGAAGGTTGCCCTGAAAGTCAGCAAAACGCCTTTTGTGGCGCAACGTTACTATCGCGGTTGA
- a CDS encoding cold-shock protein — protein sequence MAERQNGTVKWFNDEKGYGFITPESGADLFVHFRAIEGNGFKSLKEGQKVTFEAVQGQKGLQADKVQVLG from the coding sequence ATGGCTGAGCGTCAGAACGGTACCGTCAAGTGGTTCAATGACGAGAAAGGTTACGGCTTCATCACCCCAGAAAGCGGTGCTGATCTGTTCGTGCACTTCCGTGCCATCGAGGGCAACGGCTTCAAGAGCCTGAAAGAAGGCCAGAAGGTCACCTTCGAAGCAGTTCAGGGCCAAAAAGGCCTGCAGGCTGACAAGGTTCAAGTCCTCGGCTAA
- a CDS encoding RDD family protein, with amino-acid sequence MPKPLLSPQGDFPPVGLGRRLAAMFYDFLLCTALLIVTAGAYKMIQMAIIGEARMRELTEAGALDGDPLLSTILLFALFGFFAKFWTHGGQTLGMQVWGVRVQNPDGSAISLWQALLRFIVSIASWLCLGLGFLWSLIDKRKRGWHDIYSQTELVRVPKQTK; translated from the coding sequence ATGCCCAAGCCTCTGCTTTCACCCCAAGGTGATTTCCCGCCGGTCGGCCTGGGCCGGCGCCTGGCGGCGATGTTCTACGATTTCCTGCTGTGTACGGCCCTGCTGATCGTCACCGCAGGGGCTTACAAGATGATCCAGATGGCGATCATCGGCGAGGCGCGTATGCGCGAACTGACCGAGGCTGGTGCCCTGGACGGCGACCCGCTGCTGTCGACGATCCTGCTGTTTGCGCTGTTCGGTTTCTTTGCCAAGTTCTGGACCCACGGCGGGCAGACTCTGGGCATGCAGGTATGGGGCGTGCGCGTGCAAAACCCTGATGGCAGCGCAATCAGCCTGTGGCAGGCGCTGCTGCGCTTTATCGTGTCGATCGCCTCATGGCTGTGCCTGGGGCTGGGGTTTCTCTGGTCGCTGATCGACAAGCGAAAGCGCGGCTGGCATGACATTTATTCGCAAACCGAGTTGGTGCGGGTGCCAAAACAGACGAAATGA
- the lptG gene encoding LPS export ABC transporter permease LptG, which yields MVKLDRYIGQSVLLAILAVLGIILGLASLFAFIDEMSDLSDTYTVMDAGWFTLLTAPRRLYDMLPMAALIGCLIGLGSLASSSELTIMRAAGVSIGRIVWAVMKPMLVLMLVGLLIGEYVAPISENKAQADRSLAQGGGEAQSSKRGMWHRQGDEFVHINSVQPNGLLLGVTRYRFDEARKIVTSSFARRARYETDHWILSDVSTTYFRGDHTEVVKSPEERWDVSVTPQLLNTVVLAPESLSITGLWDYIHYLSEQGLNNARYWLAFWTKVLQPAVTAALVLMAISFIFGPLRSVTLGQRVFTGVLVGFVFRIAGDLLGPSSQVFGFPPLLAVVIPAGVCALAGVWLLRRAG from the coding sequence ATGGTTAAGCTCGACCGCTACATCGGCCAGAGCGTGTTGCTGGCCATCCTGGCAGTGCTGGGCATCATCCTGGGCCTGGCTTCGTTGTTCGCATTCATCGATGAGATGAGCGACCTGAGCGATACCTATACCGTCATGGATGCGGGCTGGTTCACACTGCTCACGGCCCCCCGCCGGCTGTATGACATGTTGCCGATGGCGGCATTGATCGGCTGCCTGATCGGCCTGGGCAGCCTGGCCAGCAGCAGCGAACTGACCATCATGCGTGCCGCCGGGGTGTCCATCGGGCGTATCGTATGGGCGGTGATGAAGCCCATGCTGGTGCTGATGCTGGTCGGCCTGCTGATTGGTGAGTACGTGGCGCCGATCAGCGAGAACAAGGCCCAGGCCGACCGTTCCCTGGCCCAGGGCGGCGGTGAGGCGCAGAGCTCCAAGCGCGGTATGTGGCACCGTCAGGGTGATGAGTTCGTGCATATCAACTCGGTGCAGCCCAATGGCCTGCTGCTGGGCGTGACCCGCTACCGCTTCGACGAAGCGCGCAAGATCGTCACCTCGAGTTTCGCGCGCCGGGCACGTTACGAGACCGATCATTGGATACTCAGCGATGTCAGTACCACCTACTTCCGTGGCGATCACACCGAAGTGGTGAAGAGCCCGGAAGAACGCTGGGATGTCTCAGTGACCCCACAATTGCTCAATACCGTGGTGCTGGCCCCGGAGTCGTTGTCGATCACCGGGCTTTGGGATTACATCCACTACCTGTCCGAGCAAGGCCTGAACAATGCCCGTTACTGGCTGGCGTTCTGGACCAAGGTGCTGCAGCCGGCGGTGACAGCGGCGTTGGTGTTGATGGCGATTTCGTTCATCTTCGGGCCGCTGCGTTCGGTGACCCTCGGCCAACGCGTGTTCACTGGCGTACTGGTGGGTTTTGTGTTCCGTATTGCCGGCGACCTGCTTGGCCCTTCGAGCCAGGTGTTCGGCTTCCCGCCGCTGTTGGCGGTGGTGATCCCGGCCGGTGTGTGTGCGCTGGCCGGCGTATGGTTACTGCGCCGGGCGGGATGA